taattttctaaTGGTATAAAAGTAATCATGTACAACAAATTATTACAATATGGTCTATTGATGGGAAGGGTGTTTCAAATGAAAAAACTTGGAATTTCGCATGAGGTGGTGATAGATGCCATAGAAAATctgtgtaaaatatttcaatcatATATGCAACTATGGATATTTCtgcttttcagaaaaataatttactttaaacatttaatGCAGACAATTAAAATCACCAAGAAGTTACAGGAATTCACAGAATGCCTAATATATttgaaaggaaattaagaaaatgtccAGGAACTGGAAGCAAATAAACGTGACAATGTTGACTGTTTGATTCCCGAGCTCTGCGGGGACCTAGAAACTTCCAGGGAAGCAAGGAAGGCCAGCTCGGTGTGGTCGCTCTCCTTGCCAGTTTCCAGAGCAGCCACAGTGTAGACTTCCCCCATGTTGCAGGATGCAGGAATCCATCCTCCGGCCATGAGGCCCGGGACACGGCTTTGCTCCTGGGTTTTGCTCTGGTGTTCTGCGTGGAAGTGAACGCGATCCACACACCTGCGTGTGTGAGACTATCACGGCAACCGCGACACCCACGGGCACGGCCTCCTTCACGGAGAGAGGGCCCGGAAAGCTCAAGACTCTCATGGAGGTTCAGTCCCACACTCCACTCCACCCTTCCGagctggcttctccctgctgaaGACGCGTGCGAGGCCCAAGAGCGGCTTCCAGTCCCCGCAGAATTCCTGGAGAGGCCGAGAGAGCCAGCCCCCGAAGcccgcccccctcccccctcaccgtccgcccaccccctcccccttcccccctcacCGTccgcccaccccctcccccctccgGGGCTTCTCCGGCCCCACCCATACCCAGGCCACAGTGACCTGGGCCCTGTGGGTCCCGGCTTCCGAGGGCGGGCTGGCCCTGGGCTCCTCCGGCATTCCTGAAGGGGTGGAGCCTGTGGGCCTATATAAGGGCCGCTGGCCGGACCTGCTCGCCGTGCACAGGCCGACTGAGGGGCGCGGGAGCCCGCCGGCCTCTCTCTGCCCGTGTCTGTCCGCGAAATTCCGGCCAGGTCTCCCCGCGATGGCTCTCCCGACACCCGGCGACGGCGCCCTCCCGGCGGGAGCCCGAGGACGAGGACGGCGAAGGAGACTCGTTTGGACCCCGAGCCAGAGGGAGGCCCTGCGAGCCTGCTTTGAGCGGAACCCGTACCCGGGCATCGCCACCAGGGAAGAGCTGGCCCAGGCCATCGGCATTCCGGAGCCCAGGGTCCAGATTTGGTTTCAGAACGAGAGATCGCGCCAGCTGAGGCAGCACCGGCGGGAATCTCGGCCCTGGCCCGGGAAACGCGGCCCGCAAGAAGGCAGGCGAAAGCGGACCGCCGTCACCCGGTCCCAGACCGCCCTGCTCCTGCGAGCCTTCCAGCAGGATCGCTTTCCAGGCATCGCCACCCGGGAAGAACTGGCCAGAGAGACGGGCCTCCCGGAGTCCCGGATTCAGATTTGGTTTCAGAACCGGAGGGCCAGGCACCCAGGCCAGGGTGGCGGGGCACCGGCGCACGCAGGCGGCCCGGGCGACGCGGCCCCCGGCGGGTGTCCCCCCGCTCCCTCGCCGGTCGCCTTCACCCACACCGGGGCGTGGGCAACGGGGCTTCCCGCACCCCACATGCCCTGCGCGCCCGGGGCTCTCCCACGAGGGGGCTTTCGTGAGCCAGGGGACAGGGGCCCCTGCTCCAGCCCAGCCAGGCTGCGCAGGCAGCAGGAATCTCC
This genomic stretch from Papio anubis isolate 15944 unplaced genomic scaffold, Panubis1.0 scaffold900, whole genome shotgun sequence harbors:
- the LOC116273580 gene encoding LOW QUALITY PROTEIN: double homeobox protein 4-like protein 4 (The sequence of the model RefSeq protein was modified relative to this genomic sequence to represent the inferred CDS: inserted 5 bases in 4 codons) — its product is MALPTPGDGALPAGARGRGRRRRLVWTPSQREALRACFERNPYPGIATREELAQAIGIPEPRVQIWFQNERSRQLRQHRRESRPWPGKRGPQEGRRKRTAVTRSQTALLLRAFQQDRFPGIATREELARETGLPESRIQIWFQNRRARHPGQGGGAPAHAGGPGDAAPGGCPPAPSPVAFTHTGAWATGLPAPHMPCAPGALPRGGFREPGDRXPLLQPSQAAQAAGISAPAPALGXFVLGALAPLEVGLSHSPAPRWPLHPNKCQKDQDPQRGGLLGACSVGQPGPARAESQDQGVLEPPTSQGSRWWGWSPRSPQXAAPPREPQTPEASACQAQMQAIQAPSQPLQKPQRYSALPSSLLDELLSXEFQQNAQPFLDPAPRGEMKDVEEPAPLESLLNQEAHRALLEEL